The Vicia villosa cultivar HV-30 ecotype Madison, WI linkage group LG1, Vvil1.0, whole genome shotgun sequence genome includes a region encoding these proteins:
- the LOC131643621 gene encoding PH, RCC1 and FYVE domains-containing protein 1-like — protein MADLVNHRNADRDIQQALIALKKGAQLLKYGRKGKPKFCPFRLSKDELSLIWFSSSEERSLKLSSVSKIIPGQRTAVFQRFPRPDKDYLSFSLIYNHGKRSLDLICKDKVEAEVWIAGLGALISSGQGGRSKIDGWCDGGLYLDDSKDLTSNSPSESSVRASQDISSPDVSASVPNTSPKTIQPENTLNFERSHAPSNSSNMQVKGSSSDVFRVSVSSAPSTSSHGSAPDDYDALGDVYIWGEVISENIVKVGADKSVSFCSPRTDILLPKPLESNVVLDVLQIACGVKHAALVTRQGEMFTWGEESGGRLGHGVGKNVIQPRLVEALASSTVDFVACGEFHTCAVTMAGEIYTWGDGTHNAGLLGHGTNVSHWIPKRIAGPLEGLQVAFVTCGPWHTALITSTGQLFTFGDGTFGVLGHGDRENISSPREVESLSGLRTVSVACGVWHTAAIVEVIVTQSSASISSGKLFTWGDGDKNRLGHGDKDARLEPTCISALIDYNFHRIACGHSLTVGLTTAGRVFTMGSTVYGQLGSPQSDGKLPCLVEDKLAGECVEEIACGAYHVTVLTSRNEVYTWGKGANGRLGHGDVEDRKIPTLVEALKDRHVKYIACGSNYSAAICLHKWVSGAEQSQCSTCRQAFGFTRKRHNCYNCGLVHCHSCSSRKALRAALAPNSGKLYRVCDSCYVKLNKVAESSNNNRRNGMPRIPGENKDRLEKSELRLTKSAVPSNMDLIKQLDSKAAKQGKKADTFSLVRASQAPSLLQLKDVVLATAIDVKRTVPRPGFTPSGVNSRSVSPFSRRLSPPRSATPIPTTSGLAFSKSITDSLKKTNELLNQEVLKLRSQVETLRQRCELQELELKKSAKKTQEAMALANEESAKSKVAKEVIKSLTAQLKDLAERLPPGVYDADDMKPAYLPNGFVETNGIHHRDSNEDPHHSRAESISGSSLASIGLESSLMNRTDRNSPGSYATNLYQQSRGFVTSNGTDDYRDVNLPNGSSTIQTTNSSVSHTIDGRDSGNFREDESGSRSRNDTLPSNSNNQVDAEWIEQYEPGVYITLVAMRDGTRDLRRVRFSRRRFGEHQAETWWSENRDKVYERYNVRSTDKSTSQTARQAEGGGSPGVQ, from the exons ATGGCAGATCTTGTTAATCACAGGAATGCAGACCGTGACATTCAGCAG GCGTTGATTGCTTTGAAAAAGGGTGCTCAATTGCTTAAATATGGTCGTAAAGGAAAACCAAAGTTTTGTCCATTTAGACTTTCCAAA GATGAGTTGTCATTAATCTGGTTTTCGAGTAGCGAAGAAAGAAGTCTGAAACTCTCTTCTGTCTCAAAAATTATTCCTGGACAAAGAACT GCTGTTTTCCAGCGATTTCCGCGTCCTGATAAGGATTATCTATCTTTTTCACTTATTTATAACCACGGAAAGCGATCCCTTGATTTG ATTTGCAAGGATAAAGTTGAGGCAGAAGTGTGGATTGCGGGTCTCGGGGCATTGATATCTTCTGGTCAAGGTGGGCGGTCAAAAATTGATGGATGGTGTGATGGAGGCCTGTATCTTGAT GATAGTAAAGACTTGACATCAAATAGTCCTAGTGAAAGTTCAGTCCGTGCTTCTCAAGACATCAGTTCTCCTGACGTTTCTGCTAGCGTACCAAACACTTCTCCAAAGACCATTCAGCCTGAAAATACCTTAAATTTCGAAAGGTCACATGCACCATCAAACTCATCAAATATGCAAGTGAAAGGATCTAGTTCAGATGTTTTTCGTGTTAGTGTTTCAAGTGCACCCAGCACGTCCAGTCATGGGTCTGCACCGGATGACTATGATGCTCTTGGAGATGTATACATATGGGGGGAGGTTATCTCTGAGAATATTGTAAAAGTCGGTGCTGATAAAAGTGTCAGTTTTTGTAGCCCGAGAACTGACATTCTCCTCCCGAAGCCACTTGAATCCAATGTGGTTTTAGATGTACTTCAAATAGCATGTGGTGTTAAACATGCTGCTCTAGTCACAAGGCAAGGTGAAATGTTTACATGGGGTGAAGAATCTGGTGGACGCCTTGGCCATGGTGTTGGGAAGAATGTGATTCAACCTCGTCTAGTTGAAGCATTAGCTTCTTCAACTGTTGATTTTGTTGCTTGTGGTGAGTTCCATACCTGTGCTGTTACAATGGCTGGGGAAATATATACATGGGGTGATGGCACTCACAATGCCGGACTTCTTGGTCATGGAACCAATGTTAGTCACTGGATACCGAAGAGAATCGCAGGTCCACTAGAGGGGCTTCAGGTTGCTTTTGTCACTTGCGGTCCGTGGCACACAGCCTTGATAACTTCAACTGGGCAGCTATTTACATTTGGCGACGGAACGTTCGGTGTCCTCGGCCATGGAGATAGAGAAAATATTTCATCTCCTAGAGAAGTAGAATCGTTATCTGGGTTGAGGACTGTATCTGTTGCATGTGGAGTGTGGCATACTGCAGCTATTGTCGAGGTCATTGTGACACAATCCAGTGCAAGTATATCATCGGGTAAATTGTTTACTTGGGGAGATGGCGATAAGAATCGTCTAGGACATGGAGATAAGGACGCTCGGCTCGAACCAACCTGTATATCCGCGCTTATCGATTATAATTTTCATAGAATTGCTTGTGGGCACAGTTTGACAGTAGGCCTGACAACGGCTGGACGTGTTTTTACAATGGGTAGCACTGTTTACGGCCAGCTTGGGAGTCCCCAGTCTGATGGAAAACTTCCCTGCTTGGTCGAAGACAAGCTTGCTGGAGAATGTGTCGAAGAAATTGCGTGTGGGGCTTATCATGTTACTGTTTTAACCTCAAGGAATGAAGTTTATACGTGGGGCAAGGGTGCGAATGGAAGATTAGGCCACGGAGACGTTGAAGATAGAAAAATCCCAACTTTGGTTGAAGCCTTGAAGGATAGACATGTGAAATATATTGCATGTGGTTCAAACTATTCGGCTGCGATATGCCTACATAAGTGGGTATCCGGTGCTGAGCAGTCTCAGTGCTCTACTTGTAGACAGGCGTTTGGATTCACTAGAAAGCGGCACAACTGTTATAATTGTGGACTTGTACACTGCCATTCATGCAGCTCAAGGAAAGCATTAAGAGCAGCGCTTGCTCCTAATTCTGGGAAGCTGTATCGTGTTTGTGATTCTTGTTATGTAAAATTGAACAAGGTTGCAGAATCCAGCAATAATAATCGGAGGAACGGAATGCCTCGTATTCCAGGCGAAAACAAGGATAGGTTAGAAAAGTCTGAGCTGAGATTGACGAAGTCAGCTGTGCCTTCTAATATGGATTTGATAAAGCAATTAGATAGTAAGGCAGCCAAACAAGGGAAAAAAGCTGATACCTTCTCTCTGGTTCGCGCTTCTCAAGCTCCGTCTTTGCTACAGCTGAAAGATGTTGTCTTAGCTACTGCTATAGACGTAAAACGCACAGTCCCGAGACCTGGTTTTACACCATCTGGAGTGAATTCCAGGTCCGTCTCACCTTTCTCTAGAAGATTGAGCCCTCCTCGTTCAGCTACACCCATTCCAACAACATCCGGACTCGCCTTCTCAAAAAGCATTACTGATAGTTTAAAGAAAACAAATGAACTTTTGAATCAAGAAGTGCTGAAGTTGCGCTCTCAG GTTGAGACCCTGAGACAGAGATGTGAGCTGCAAGAATTAGAGCTTAAAAAGTCGGCAAAAAAGACTCAGGAAGCTATGGCACTGGCGAACGAGGAATCTGCCAAATCTAAGGTTGCAAAAGAAGTTATTAAGTCACTTACAGCACAG CTCAAAGATCTGGCAGAGAGGCTTCCTCCCGGTGTTTATGATGCCGATGACATGAAACCAGCATACCTGCCTAATGGTTTCGTAGAGACAAATGGAATCCACCACCGAGACTCTAACGAGGATCCGCACCACTCAAGGGCAGAGTCGATCAGCGGCTCCAGTTTGGCTTCCATAGGACTTGAATCTTCTCTGATGAATAGAACCGATAGAAATTCACCTGGAAGCTATGCAACTAATCTTTACCAGCAGAGCCGCGGATTTGTGACCTCTAACGGGACAGATGATTACCGAGATGTTAACTTGCCAAATGGCAGTAGCACAATCCAGACTACCAACAGTAGTGTGTCGCATACAATCGACGGCAGGGATTCTGGAAATTTCCGAGAGGATGAGAGTGGCTCGAGATCAAGAAATGACACGTTGCCTTCTAATAGTAATAATCAAGTTGATGCAGAATGGATTGAACAATATGAACCTGGCGTCTATATAACTCTGGTTGCCATGCGAGACGGAACAAGAGATCTAAGGAGAGTGCGATTCAG CCGAAGAAGATTCGGAGAACACCAAGCCGAGACTTGGTGGTCAGAGAATCGCGATAAGGTATATGAAAGGTACAATGTACGTAGCACAGACAAGTCGACCAGCCAAACAGCGCGGCAAGCAGAAGGTGGTGGTTCACCTGGTGTACAATAA